Genomic window (Anaerolineae bacterium):
ACACGGAAAGGATCAATCGAGAGAGAGGCGGAAATCCTGGCCCAGAATGACCTTAATATCGGCACTTCCGGCGTCTGGGCTGCTGGGAGACGTGCGAATGTTCTGGCTGGTCAGCCCAAGAGCCGAGGCCAGCGCCGCTACCGTGGCCGGCTTCTCTGTGTATATGATCATCACCGAAGAGGTGTAGTCGCCGCGGTCGAGGTCAGAGGCGCCTGACACCCGGAAACCCAGGGCACGCAGATACTCCGCCGCCGCCTCCGCCAGCCCCTGGCGCCCGCTACCGTTGACCAGCATGATGGACGCGTCCTCGGCGGCGATCTCAGGCGATGCCTCCAGCTCGTACTGCGGCACCTCGCGGCGGGGCGAGGGCGTCCGGAAGAACCGGTCCACCACCGGCTCGATCTTCTCCGGAATGGGAAGGAGCACGTCCCAACCTTGCTCGGTGATGTACCGGCTGGTCATGCTCAGGTCAATCACCGCCATCTGCACGTTGTTCAGGTCTACGCCGTTGGCGATGCGGGCCAGCTTGATCAGGTCATCCAGCGACAGGTCGGTCTCTACGCTCGATGAGAAGGTCTTGTACAGCGCCGGCAGCTTGGAGATTAGCCCGGGGATGGACTCATTACGCAGGAGCTCGTCACGAAGGGCGATCAGGAGCCATTGCTGGCGATAGGCACGGTCGAAATCGCTATTGCCGTGGCGGGAGCGGGCGTACTGGAGGGCAGTCTCGGCGTCCATGTGTTGCAGGCCAGCCGGAATATGGATGGTCTTGGTGCCTCCCTGCCCATCCGGAAACTCGGCATCGTAGATATCGCGCTCCACGTTGATGGTCACCCCACCCAGGTAATCCACCAGGCGGAGGAAGCCAGCGAAGTCCACGCAGACATGGTAGTGGATGGGGATGCCGAAGCTTTGCTCGATCGTGGCCCGCAGCAGCCCGGCGCCGCCGCCAGGGTAGTTGCGCGTCTCGCCCAGGAAGTACGCGGTGTTGATACGGCTCTCCCCGTACGGCCCGATGGGCACCCATAGATCACGGGGTATCGAAAGCATGTTGATGGGCCCGCCTGATGGGTCAATAGACACCAGAATGAGGGTATCCGTGCGCGCCGGCTCCACGCTGCCATCGAGCACGTCCAGGCCCAGGATGAGGATGTTGATGCGGTCTCTCTGCGGGCTCGCCAGGGCAGCTGCCAGAGGCGACTCGGGCGGCTGCCCGGTCGTCGTTTCACCGCCCGACACCCCCTCGGAAGCCTGACGTTGGATCACCGGCACCGAAGGCGGCTCGGGCAGCTCGAACTGCGCCGAGACCACCATGTCCCTGGCGGTGGAGTAGATCGTGTATCCCAGAAGCCCCCCGGCCCCGATCAGAAGCGCTATCATCACCATGCTCAGGAGCCGAGGGGCGAAGAACATCGAGCGCATCGCGACTGCTTCCCCGGGTAGTCGGTTTGCCCCCCAAGGGGCAAAGATCAGGCCGCATTATAGCACCGCCCGAGAGAGCGGCAACCCGGGCCCGACCCGCCCGCAGAGGCGTGGCTCCACGGGCGCTTGCCCGCCCAGCGGGAGGCTCTCCCGGACAGTGCCCCGTCGCGCTTGACCTCGAGGACAGCGGCCGATATAGTGGCGCCGTGATCAGGTGCGGCAACTAGTTAGCCCGACACTGTGGAGGTGCGTTATGCCATTGGAAGGCAAGACCGTGGCCATTCTGGCCGAAGACCTCTTCGAGGATATCGAGCTTCTCTACCCCTACTATCGGCTACTGGAAGAAGGGGCCCGCGTTCTCGTAGTGGGAAGCAGCGGCACCCAGACTTACCATGGCAAGCACGGCATTCCAGCTCAAGTGGACGTCCAGGCCTCCGAGCTGGACCCTGCTACGGTGGATGCCGTGATCGTACCCGGCGGTTACGCGCCCGATCGCATGCGCCGCCACCGCGACATGCTCGATCTGGTGCGCAGCGTCTTCGACCAGGGGAAACTCGTCGCCAGCATCTGCCACGCTCCGTGGGTCCCGATCTCCGCCGGAATCGTGCGTGGCAAGCGCATGACCAGCGTCTCCTCTGTCCGCGATGACCTGGTCAATGCCGGGGCTCAGTGGGTAGATGAGGAGGTGGTCGAGGATGGCAACCTCATCTCCTCGCGGGGGCCTCGGGACCTACCTGCATTCTGCCGCGCCATCATCCGTCACTTGAGCCGCTGAGTTCGGCCCCGGAGACGGGCGTCAGACCCAGGGCCTGAGGCGAGACCGACAACACGGAGCTAGTGCAGATGCCGCAAGTGACCATCAACCGGGAGATGTTTCGCGCCTACGACATCCGGGGCGTGGTAGGAGAGGACCTAACTGCCGACGTCGTCAACCGCATCGCCAAGGCCATAGGCACCTACCTGGGCCGCGGCGGAGCGCGCCGGGTGGTAGCGGGACACGACGTACGGTCCAGCTCGGTGGAGTTTCATTCCGCCATGATGGAGGGATTGCAGAGCACCGGCCTTGACGTACTAGACATTGGGCTGGTACCGACGCCTCTGATGTACTTCGCCGTCAAGCACTTCGGGACCGACGGCGGGGTGGTGATCACTGCCAGCCACAACCCGCCTCAGTTCAACGGCATCAAAGTGCGCCAGGGCACCCTGCCCCTGGTGTCGGAGCGCCTTCAGGAGGTCGCGGACCTGGCAGAGCGAGGCGACTTCGCCTCCGGCAGCGGGGGCCGACAACGAGCCGATGCCACGGCGCCCTACATCGCCACGGTGTCGCGCAAATTCCGCCTCGCCCGTCCTCTCCGCGTGGTGGTGGATGCAGGCAACGGATGTGCCGGCCTGGTTGCGCCACCGGTCCTTTCCGCCATCGGCTGCGATGTGGTGCCCCTCTACACCGAGCCCGATGGCACCTTTCCCCACCACCATCCCGACCCCATGAAGGAAGCCAACCTTCAGGATCTGAAGGCCAAGGTCCGCGAGACCCGCGCCGACGTAGGCCTGGCTTTCGATGGCGACGGCGATCGGCTAGGGATCGTGGACGACAAGGGCAACACGGTTACCCCTAACGAGTTCATCGCCCTTCTCGCCCGACGGCTCCTGCCCGAACGGCCGGGTGCCAAGGTGGTGTTCGAAGTCAAGGTCTCTCGGATGCTGATCGAGGAAGTGGAGCGCCTGGGAGGCGAGCTGGTCATGACCAGGGTGGGCTATCCTTTCCTGGTCGCCGCGATGAAG
Coding sequences:
- a CDS encoding LCP family protein; translation: MRSMFFAPRLLSMVMIALLIGAGGLLGYTIYSTARDMVVSAQFELPEPPSVPVIQRQASEGVSGGETTTGQPPESPLAAALASPQRDRINILILGLDVLDGSVEPARTDTLILVSIDPSGGPINMLSIPRDLWVPIGPYGESRINTAYFLGETRNYPGGGAGLLRATIEQSFGIPIHYHVCVDFAGFLRLVDYLGGVTINVERDIYDAEFPDGQGGTKTIHIPAGLQHMDAETALQYARSRHGNSDFDRAYRQQWLLIALRDELLRNESIPGLISKLPALYKTFSSSVETDLSLDDLIKLARIANGVDLNNVQMAVIDLSMTSRYITEQGWDVLLPIPEKIEPVVDRFFRTPSPRREVPQYELEASPEIAAEDASIMLVNGSGRQGLAEAAAEYLRALGFRVSGASDLDRGDYTSSVMIIYTEKPATVAALASALGLTSQNIRTSPSSPDAGSADIKVILGQDFRLSLD
- a CDS encoding type 1 glutamine amidotransferase: MPLEGKTVAILAEDLFEDIELLYPYYRLLEEGARVLVVGSSGTQTYHGKHGIPAQVDVQASELDPATVDAVIVPGGYAPDRMRRHRDMLDLVRSVFDQGKLVASICHAPWVPISAGIVRGKRMTSVSSVRDDLVNAGAQWVDEEVVEDGNLISSRGPRDLPAFCRAIIRHLSR
- a CDS encoding phosphomannomutase/phosphoglucomutase, whose product is MPQVTINREMFRAYDIRGVVGEDLTADVVNRIAKAIGTYLGRGGARRVVAGHDVRSSSVEFHSAMMEGLQSTGLDVLDIGLVPTPLMYFAVKHFGTDGGVVITASHNPPQFNGIKVRQGTLPLVSERLQEVADLAERGDFASGSGGRQRADATAPYIATVSRKFRLARPLRVVVDAGNGCAGLVAPPVLSAIGCDVVPLYTEPDGTFPHHHPDPMKEANLQDLKAKVRETRADVGLAFDGDGDRLGIVDDKGNTVTPNEFIALLARRLLPERPGAKVVFEVKVSRMLIEEVERLGGELVMTRVGYPFLVAAMKEHRALMGGEMSGHYYFDDPDIDFDDGTFASAVLADALAAQPVSLSGLVSQLPRYPATPEITVPCPDDRKFRVVERLRDAFAQDHKVITIDGARVLFERGWGVVRASNTEPRLTLRFEAETEADLQAIMAQFRQALVGVGLVPTF